CCGCTCGAGTGTGAGCCAGGTCACGTTGTCCCTTTCGCATTCGGCCGCTGGACCTATGTTGGGAGGACGAGGCTGTCGCACCCCCACTGCCGATGAAGCCACTCGACTCCCGCCGCATCCTGCTCGTGGACGACGACCCCGCGGTCCTCCGCGCGTCGACGCTCGTGCTCGAGCGCGCCGGATTCTCGGTGCATGCCGTCGCGAGCGGAGCCGCCGCGTTGCGCGCGCTCGACGACGACCGCTACAGCGTCATCGTGAGTGACATCATGATGGACGGGATGACCGGCATCGACCTGCTCCGCATGGTGAAGGAGCGCGAGGACGACATCCCGGTGATCCTCATCACCGGCGGCCCCACACTGGCCACCGCCATCGACGCGATGAACCATGGCGCGCATCGCTACCTGCTGAAGCCGGTCGACCTGGACGAGTTCGTCGAGACGGTGAACCGCGCATCGCTGCTCTCGGAACTCGCGCGACTCAAGCGCGAGGCGTTCGCGCTGCAGCAGGGAAACATCCCGGTCCACGACCATGATCAGCTGAACGCCGCCTTCACCCGCGCGCTCGAGCTGCTGCACATCGTCTATCATCCGATCGTGTCGCTCCGCGAGCGGCGCACGCTCGGCTTCGAGGCGCTCGTGCGCTCGGGCGAGGGGTCGATGCGCAATCCGTCGACGCTACTCGACGCGGCGAGCCTGCTCGGGCGGCAGACGGAGCTCTCGCGGGCGATCTACGCGCTGATCGCGCGCGACGCGGCGTCGATCCGCGACGGCCTGCTCATCTTCGTCAACGTGCACCCGCACGACCTCCTCGACCCGTCGCTGCATGGACAGGGCTCGCCGCTCGCGGCGTTCG
This window of the Gemmatimonadota bacterium genome carries:
- a CDS encoding EAL domain-containing response regulator — translated: MKPLDSRRILLVDDDPAVLRASTLVLERAGFSVHAVASGAAALRALDDDRYSVIVSDIMMDGMTGIDLLRMVKEREDDIPVILITGGPTLATAIDAMNHGAHRYLLKPVDLDEFVETVNRASLLSELARLKREAFALQQGNIPVHDHDQLNAAFTRALELLHIVYHPIVSLRERRTLGFEALVRSGEGSMRNPSTLLDAASLLGRQTELSRAIYALIARDAASIRDGLLIFVNVHPHDLLDPSLHGQGSPLAAFADRIVLEVTERASLDHLGDIAPFVAGLRGLGYRLAVDDLGTGYAGLASFTHLSPDFVKLDRSLVAGIHRHETKRRVVGAMYTLCADLGMQVISEGVETIEERDALVALGADLLQGYLFARPSEEVSEPILVT